A stretch of DNA from Manihot esculenta cultivar AM560-2 chromosome 7, M.esculenta_v8, whole genome shotgun sequence:
TTTTAgttccaaataaaataaattattttaaaactttaaaagaaataacaataattgaaagatgtcaataaattaatttcatttctAAATAATATagtgaataataaattttagccattaataatataaattagacTTTCACCCACAAATTCCCGCCTACTATAATATTGTCtgttttatataaatatctagtagattatatatatgttttaataAGTTAGGCTTATTCATCATTAATCCTTATTATTAAAAGTTGGAAATTGATTAgatctttttatataaatttaattaagacaattcaatttattatttagaattTACATATTATTTGATTTGATAAACATCCTTTTTTGAGTCTCCTTAATCAATAGAATTTTTTGTACTTTGGTATGATAATCGAGAGATTTTAATAGGTCAATAAgagtataaattttttaaatgagttattataatataattttttttagtatagccataatattttattagactaaaattaaattttatttatatgggATCGCGATTTAAGTATCGAATTCTCGAATTCgattttataaaagaaattacGAAGAAAAAATTCAAACACAAATAAAAAAGGTTAAAAAATTTGCTtgtaaaaggggaaaaaaaaatcaatactatgttacattttatttaaattatccaccacatctttcagaaattttccTAATGATAAGTATGAAGACCCACCATTCCTTAAAGCCATTCTGCTCTTCTCACTCATCTCCTTtaccttcttctttttctcactATCATCCTCCATTAAACACTTGATTCCTCTCTCAATTTCATCACATTTCACAATTTCTCCACTGTCATTTCTATAATCCATTTTAATTTCTACTGATAATCCCAACTCAATCACCATTTCAAAGGCATTGAACTGTTGCTCTGCATATATTGGCCATGCGGCTACTGCAACACCAAACCATATGCTCTCCAGCAGAGAATTCCACCCACAGTGTGACACAAAGCCTCCCACCGCTGGATGAGCCAAGACAGCCACTTGTGGAGCCCATCCTATCACCTTTCCAATCCTAGCCGTTCGATCCAAGAAGCCTTCGGGCAAGACTTCTTGTGGATTCTCGTAGTCGCTTAACgatgcttcggcggccgatggTGGCGGGTGGCGTAAAGACCACAAGAAACGATACCCACTGTGTTCTAGAGCATAGGCAAGTTCTTTTACTTGATCTTTTTCAAGACTTCCATTGCTTCCGAAACATATGAACACTACTGATGAAGGAGGCTGTTCATCAAGCCATTTCATGATTTCTGGGTGCGTATTTCTTCCATCTGAACTCACATCTAGAATCGGTCCCACAGGGTAAATGGGAGGCATTATCAAAGACTCGATTGCATATGATTCTAGCTCCAAAAATGTATTTACTACAATACCCTTAGCTTCTTGAAACCTTCTTATGCTGTCGAATAAAGTAGGAAGCAACTCTCTGATCAACATTGCAGAAGGCATAACCCTACCAGTAAACGAGTTTACCAAACTTGGAACTCGTAACTCAGCATCCGAGTTCTTAAACTCAACCGGGTCAAATTTCTCTTCATCGTGAATCTTCTGCACGTAGAGCATGAAACCAAGAAATGCTGCACCTGAAGTGACAAAAATATAAGACGGAAAACCCAAGTCATTAGCCACATCAATCATCGGCGTGCAGAACATATCTATGATAAAACCTGCAAGTCGAGGTGCAGGTGAGTCGGCGGCCAACTCAGATTGAGTGATCTTCAA
This window harbors:
- the LOC110618896 gene encoding anthocyanidin 3-O-glucosyltransferase 2-like — translated: MEKAQLVFIPWPRMGHLVSAVEFAKLLLTHDHRLSITVLVLNLSSGNPSQFHSYIESLQASSSTIPNRLQFIVLPKDELELLDFVSFFERQKPHVKEAVLKITQSELAADSPAPRLAGFIIDMFCTPMIDVANDLGFPSYIFVTSGAAFLGFMLYVQKIHDEEKFDPVEFKNSDAELRVPSLVNSFTGRVMPSAMLIRELLPTLFDSIRRFQEAKGIVVNTFLELESYAIESLIMPPIYPVGPILDVSSDGRNTHPEIMKWLDEQPPSSVVFICFGSNGSLEKDQVKELAYALEHSGYRFLWSLRHPPPSAAEASLSDYENPQEVLPEGFLDRTARIGKVIGWAPQVAVLAHPAVGGFVSHCGWNSLLESIWFGVAVAAWPIYAEQQFNAFEMVIELGLSVEIKMDYRNDSGEIVKCDEIERGIKCLMEDDSEKKKKVKEMSEKSRMALRNGGSSYLSLGKFLKDVVDNLNKM